The genomic segment CTCCGACCGCATCTGCGTGATGAGTAACGGTCACGTCGAGCAACTCGGCACCCCCCAGCAGATCTACGGCAACCCGCAGACACTTTTCGTCGCCAGCTTCGTGGGCACGATCAACGCCCTGCAGCCGGGGGCGGCGCTCGATGGCCTCCTTACAACGCTGGGCCTCGCGGAACTCGCGGCGGTCCATGCCAATTCCAAGTGGGTCGTCCGCCCCGAGAACCTCGTCATCGCCAAGGTCGCCGCCGCGTCCGGCGAGCCGCAGGCGACCATTTCGGGCAGGATTGCGAAATACACCTATCTCGGCCGCGAGGCCCATCTGCAGATTCGCACGGACCTGGGCGACCTGGTGGTTCATGTCGCCAATCCGGATCGCACATCTGTTCAACTCGAAGGTGAGGTGACCGTTGCCGTCGCCAGGAGCGCTGTCCTCGGCTTCGATGCCGATGGCAAGCGTATCGGTGGCTGAAATGCCAAGGATCGGCTTTTGGACGATCGTCCTGATCTTCACCTGGCTGTTGCTATTTGCGCTGCTTTTCATTCCCGTCGGCTCAGTGCTGGTCTCAAGCCTTTACGACAATGCCGGCGACTTCACTCTGGGCAACTACATCAAGGCGATTGGGGATGAACGCATCCAGCGCGCATTCTTCAATACGCTGCTTGTTGGCTTCGGCGGGCTGGCCGGCGCCCTGATCCTGGGGTCGATCATGGCCTTCTGCGTGTCGCGCTTCGAGATTGCAGGTGGCCGGTTCGTGTCGCTCCTCGCCATCATGGCGCTGGTTTCGCCGCCCTTTATCGGCGCCTATTCGTGGATCGTACTCTTCGGTTCGGCCGGCATCGCCCGCACGGCGCTCAAATCCATCGGCATCAATATCCCGACCATCTACGGTCTGAGCGGCATCCTCATCGTCTTCTCGCTCAAGTTCTATCCCTATGTGTACTTGATGGTTTCGGGCGCGCTGTCCAACGTCAACCGGTCTCTCGAGGAGGCGGCCGAGGGCCTGGGGCTCACCCCGTTCCAACGGGCCATGAAGATCTCGTTCCCGCTTGTGCTGCCGGCCCTGTCGGCGGGCGGTCTCCTGGCACTGATCCATGCCATCGCCGATTTCGGTACGCCGCGTCTTATCGGCCGCGGCTTTAACGTCCTGGCCACCGAGGCCTTCACGCTCTATTCGGCCGAGATCGGCAGCAACATGTCGATGGCGACCACCATCAGCGTCATCCTCGTCTTGATGTCGATGGTCTTCGTGCTCATGCAGCGCTACATGTCGCGCCGCAACGTCTACCACGGCAACATGATCAACAAGCCGCACAAGATCCGCCTGCGTGGCTGGAAGAACGTGCTGGCTCATTTCGCCGTCTATGCCATCGGCCTTGCCGGCGCCATTCCGGTCATCGTTGCCGTCATCTACTCCTTCCGCAAGACCAGCGGCCCCGTGTTCCAGTCCGGCTTTGCCCTCCAGAGTTACGAGCGGATCGTCTTTGGCCTGGGTGACGTCATAACCAACTCACTGACCTTCTCCGTGGCTTCGGTGGTCCTGATCGTGCTCATCGGCACGTTGATCGGATGCCTCGTGGCGCGGCGCACCACCCTCAACACCAGTCTCCTAGATGGCGCCCTGATGGTCCCCTACGTCATGCCGGGTATCGTCATCGGCATTGCCTTCATCGCGGCCTTCAATACCGGCCCGGTGGTCCTCACTGGCACGGCGGCGATCATCATCCTTTCCATCTTCATTCGCCGGCTGCCCTACACCGTGCGCACCACCTCGTCGGCGCTCCGACAGATCGGCCCCAACATGGAAGAGGCGGCCATATCGCTCGGCTACAGTCCCTTCCGGGCCTTCCTCAAGGTTACCGTGCCGCTCATCGTGCCCGGCATCATCGCCGGTGCCATGCTCAGCTTCGTGACCGCCATCAACGAGCTGTCTTCGTCCCTGGTCCTCTATGTCGGCCGCACCATGACGATGCCGGTTCGCATCTACCTGCTGATCCTGGACGGAGACTTCGGCACGGCTGCCGCTCTGTCGACCATCCTCCTGCTCCTGAGCGGCACCGCCGTCTACATAGCCTTCCGCTTCCTGGGCCGAAACGAACAGGCCTTGCTTTGACAACTCCACCGGCCCGCAGTTTGTGGGCCGGCTCTCCCCCGACGAATTTACAGGCTAATGGAATGCTGATACGCCTATCATAATATCATGATAGGTTGCGCAGTTGAAAACCGTTCTCTTCGCCGGGCTGTATCACGAGACCCATTCCTTCCTTTCTGATCCCACAGGGCTCGCAGCCTTCAAGGCGACGGCTTTCAACGTCGGCGAAGCGGCCATTGCGAACAATCTGGGAAACGGATCGCCGTCCGACGGCTTTCTTTCGACTGCCCTTTCGAGGGGGTGGACGGTGTTGCCGACCATCCAGATGGCCGCCATGCCCAGCGGGCCGGTTGAAGACGAAGCGATCCGCGTTTTCGAGGGAACGTT from the Youhaiella tibetensis genome contains:
- a CDS encoding ABC transporter permease, whose protein sequence is MPRIGFWTIVLIFTWLLLFALLFIPVGSVLVSSLYDNAGDFTLGNYIKAIGDERIQRAFFNTLLVGFGGLAGALILGSIMAFCVSRFEIAGGRFVSLLAIMALVSPPFIGAYSWIVLFGSAGIARTALKSIGINIPTIYGLSGILIVFSLKFYPYVYLMVSGALSNVNRSLEEAAEGLGLTPFQRAMKISFPLVLPALSAGGLLALIHAIADFGTPRLIGRGFNVLATEAFTLYSAEIGSNMSMATTISVILVLMSMVFVLMQRYMSRRNVYHGNMINKPHKIRLRGWKNVLAHFAVYAIGLAGAIPVIVAVIYSFRKTSGPVFQSGFALQSYERIVFGLGDVITNSLTFSVASVVLIVLIGTLIGCLVARRTTLNTSLLDGALMVPYVMPGIVIGIAFIAAFNTGPVVLTGTAAIIILSIFIRRLPYTVRTTSSALRQIGPNMEEAAISLGYSPFRAFLKVTVPLIVPGIIAGAMLSFVTAINELSSSLVLYVGRTMTMPVRIYLLILDGDFGTAAALSTILLLLSGTAVYIAFRFLGRNEQALL